The Equus przewalskii isolate Varuska chromosome 22, EquPr2, whole genome shotgun sequence DNA segment GCTTCCGAGGTGAGAACCTGGGGGTCGGGCGTTAGCAAGCCTGTCCAGTCTTCCCCACCGTGCCCTCCCCACTCAGCTGCCAGCTGGCACCCACCCCCTGGCGCCCACTCACACGACAGCCGGGATGGCGCAGCCCAAGCTTGGCTCCTGCTTCCGGTAGCTGCGGACAGCCTTGGGGGGAATCTTCCTCTGGCTGTACCTGAGGCAACAGTCCTGTGCCCCTCCGTCACTGCCTGCAGGGTGGGATTCAGAGTGAGCCAGGGGCTGCTTGTAGGCTCCCCCCAGACCTGTCCAGCCCCTTGCCCCCATCCTAGGCAACTCCCTCCTTGATACCTTGGGTCCAGGGGATGCAGAAGGCCAGGACCAGGACAAGGAGGCTCAGAGCCAGCGACTGAGCCATGACTGTGGTCGAGGGTGAGGATGAGACCCGAGCTGTGGGAGAGGTTCAGCTCCAAGTTGGGGGTCTGTGTGTGGGCTGGGACTGGTCTGCTGCCTATTTATGCAGGCGGACACTTTCacttcccccatccccagccaC contains these protein-coding regions:
- the CCL21 gene encoding C-C motif chemokine 21 translates to MAQSLALSLLVLVLAFCIPWTQGSDGGAQDCCLRYSQRKIPPKAVRSYRKQEPSLGCAIPAVVFSPRKRSQPELCADPKEAWVQQLMQRLDKPPARQKPVQDCKKDKGGSKSGKKGKGTKGCKRTETPKGP